The following proteins are co-located in the Primulina tabacum isolate GXHZ01 chromosome 11, ASM2559414v2, whole genome shotgun sequence genome:
- the LOC142519934 gene encoding protein STABILIZED1: MQAPVPPKTRLDFLSSKPPPNYVAGLGRGATGFTTRSDIGPARAAPDLPDRSASAIGAPAGPSGVGRGRGKGPGEEDEEEENEEKGYDENQKFDEFEGNDAGLFASAEYDDEDKEADAVWEAIDKRMDSRRKDRREARLKEEIEKYRASNPKITEQFAELKRKLYTLSADEWDSIPEIGDYSLRNKKKRFESFVPVPDTLLEKARQEKEHVSALDPKSRAVGGTETPWAQTPVTDLTAVGEGRGTVLSLKLDRLSDSVSGLTVVDPKGYLTDLKSMKITSDAEVSDINKARLLLKSVTQTNPKHPHGWIAAARLEEVAGKIPAAQQMIKKGCEECPKSEDVWLEACRLASHVDAKAVIARGVKAIPNSVKLWMQAAKLEQDDANKSRVLRKGLENIPDSVRLWKAVVELANEEDARLLLQRAVECCPLHVELWLALARLETYENAKKVLNKAREKLSKEPSIWITAAKLEEANGNTAMVGKIIERGIRALQREGLEIDREVWMKEAEAAERAGSIATCQAIIHNTIEVGVEEEDRKRTWVADAEECKKRGSIETGRAIYSHALTVFLTKKSIWLKAAQLEKSHGTRESLDALLRKAVTYIPHAEVLWLMGAKEKWLAGDVPAARAILQEAYAAIPNSEEIWLAAFKLEFENHEPERARMLLAKARERGGTERVWMKSAIVERELGNTSEERRLLDEGLKLFPSFFKLWLMLGQLEERLGNLEQAKETYELGLKHCPNSIPLWLSLANLEEKVNGLSKARAVLTMARKKKPQNPELWLAAVRAESRHGHKKEAEILMAKALQECPSSGILWAASIEMVPRPQRKTKSMDAFKKCSDNPHVLAAVGKLFWHDRKVDKARSWFNRAVTLGPDIGDFWVLYYKFELQHGTEDTQRDVLSRCIAAEPKRGEKWQAISKAVENSHLPTESILKKVVVAVGKEEHLADNGKN; the protein is encoded by the coding sequence ATGCAGGCTCCTGTACCTCCCAAGACCAGATTAGACTTCCTTAGCTCCAAACCACCCCCGAATTATGTCGCCGGACTGGGCCGTGGTGCCACTGGATTTACCACGCGTTCTGATATTGGTCCAGCCCGAGCTGCACCTGACTTACCTGATCGATCGGCCTCAGCGATTGGAGCACCTGCGGGGCCTTCTGGTGTCGGAAGGGGTCGTGGGAAGGGCCCTGGTGAGGAGGATGAGGAGGAAGAGAATGAAGAGAAGGGGTACGACGAGAATCAGAAGTTTGATGAGTTTGAGGGGAATGATGCGGGACTGTTTGCATCTGCTGAGTATGATGACGAGGATAAAGAGGCGGATGCGGTATGGGAGGCTATTGATAAGAGAATGGATTCGCGTAGGAAAGACAGGAGGGAAGCTAGGCTTAAGGAGGAAATTGAGAAGTATCGAGCTTCGAATCCCAAGATCACAGAACAATTTGCAGAATTGAAGAGGAAGCTGTACACCTTGTCAGCTGATGAGTGGGATAGTATACCTGAAATTGGGGATTATTCTTTGAGGAATAAGAAGAAGAGGTTTGAGAGTTTTGTCCCAGTGCCGGATACACTGTTGGAGAAGGCGAGGCAGGAAAAGGAGCATGTAAGTGCCTTGGATCCGAAAAGTAGGGCTGTTGGCGGAACCGAAACTCCTTGGGCACAGACCCCTGTTACGGATTTGACTGCCGTTGGTGAAGGGAGAGGAACAGTGTTGTCTCTGAAGTTAGACAGATTATCTGATTCGGTCTCGGGGTTGACAGTTGTGGATCCAAAGGGTTACCTGACAGATTTGAAGAGTATGAAGATTACTAGTGATGCAGAAGTATCCGATATAAATAAAGCTAGGTTGTTACTTAAGTCGGTGACACAGACAAATCCCAAGCATCCACATGGTTGGATTGCTGCAGCCAGGTTGGAGGAGGTCGCAGGGAAGATTCCGGCTGCTCAGCAGATGATCAAGAAAGGGTGTGAGGAATGTCCAAAGTCCGAGGATGTTTGGTTGGAGGCTTGCCGTCTGGCGAGCCATGTTGATGCCAAGGCTGTAATTGCCAGGGGTGTGAAGGCGATCCCAAATTCAGTGAAGTTGTGGATGCAGGCTGCAAAGCTGGAGCAGGATGATGCGAATAAGAGTAGGGTTTTGAGAAAAGGGCTCGAGAATATTCCAGATTCTGTGAGGCTTTGGAAGGCAGTCGTGGAGCTTGCAAATGAGGAAGATGCGAGGCTGTTGCTGCAGAGGGCGGTGGAATGCTGCCCCTTGCATGTGGAACTTTGGCTAGCGCTTGCTAGATTGGAGACTTATGAAAATGCAAAGAAGGTGTTGAATAAAGCAAGAGAGAAGCTTTCTAAGGAGCCATCTATATGGATCACTGCTGCTAAGTTAGAAGAAGCTAATGGGAATACTGCTATGGTTGGGAAAATTATTGAAAGAGGTATCCGAGCTTTGCAGAGGGAAGGCCTGGAAATCGACAGAGAAGTGTGGATGAAAGAAGCGGAGGCTGCTGAACGAGCTGGTTCCATTGCAACATGTCAGGCTATTATTCACAACACCATTGAGGTTGGAGTAGAAGAAGAGGATAGAAAGAGGACCTGGGTTGCTGATGCTGAGGAATGCAAGAAGAGAGGTTCTATTGAGACTGGAAGGGCAATCTACTCACATGCCCTTACTGTCTTTTTGACCAAGAAGAGCATATGGCTTAAAGCAGCACAGCTTGAAAAGAGCCATGGAACTAGGGAGTCTCTTGATGCTCTACTGCGGAAGGCAGTTACATACATACCACATGCTGAAGTTCTATGGCTAATGGGTGCCAAAGAAAAGTGGCTTGCTGGTGATGTGCCTGCTGCTCGAGCGATTCTTCAGGAAGCGTATGCAGCAATTCCCAATTCTGAGGAAATATGGCTTGCTGCATTCAAGCTTGAATTTGAGAACCATGAGCCAGAAAGAGCTAGAATGCTTCTTGCAAAGGCCAGAGAAAGGGGAGGGACCGAGAGAGTCTGGATGAAATCGGCAATCGTTGAGAGAGAGTTGGGAAACACTTCCGAGGAGAGGAGATTACTTGATGAAGGGTTAAAGCTCTTCCCTTCATTTTTCAAACTCTGGTTGATGTTGGGGCAGTTGGAGGAACGATTGGGGAACCTAGAACAAGCAAAGGAAACATATGAATTGGGCCTTAAGCACTGCCCCAATTCTATTCCTTTGTGGCTTTCCCTTGCAAACCTGGAGGAAAAAGTAAATGGTCTGAGTAAGGCTCGTGCTGTTCTGACCATGGCCAGGAAGAAGAAACCCCAGAATCCTGAACTCTGGCTTGCTGCAGTGCGGGCTGAGTCTCGACACGGTCACAAGAAAGAAGCTGAAATTTTGATGGCGAAGGCATTGCAGGAATGCCCGAGTAGCGGGATCCTCTGGGCTGCTTCAATCGAGATGGTTCCTCGGCCTCAGAGAAAAACCAAGAGCATGGATGCATTCAAAAAATGTTCCGACAATCCCCATGTCCTTGCAGCAGTGGGAAAGTTATTTTGGCATGACAGAAAAGTTGACAAAGCGAGGTCTTGGTTCAACCGAGCAGTTACTCTTGGTCCTGATATTGGGGATTTTTGGGTTTTGTACTACAAATTTGAACTCCAACATGGTACAGAAGACACGCAGAGGGATGTATTGAGCAGATGTATTGCTGCAGAGCCGAAGCGCGGCGAGAAATGGCAAGCCATATCAAAGGCTGTGGAGAACTCTCATCTGCCGACTGAGTCAATCTTGAAGAAGGTTGTAGTTGCTGTAGGAAAAGAAGAGCATTTAGCTGACAATGGCAAGAACTAA